One window of the Burkholderia sp. FERM BP-3421 genome contains the following:
- the ptsP gene encoding phosphoenolpyruvate--protein phosphotransferase, with product MSMLLTAEQVRLGAEPRSKHEAIAEAGALLVAAGAIEPGYVDSLLGREQVSNTYLGQGVAIPHGLQADRHLIRRTAIAVLQVPEGVEWHDGERARLIVAIAAQSGEHIALLQRLTRLIGEPGRLDALLDAHDPRQVVDALNGATAATDAAAPAPAIVAATPADYAERAELTLDYPHGLHARPASAWVGTAKRFQAALRVRHGATAADPKNLVSLLQLGATAGAQLVVSAQGVDAADALAALTRTIAALAAEEHARAAAAKARREPAPPVWTPQGAATVIDGVGAGPGFVVGPVRVLRGARLQVDDVPGDTLEATRALDRALRATGQELDALARDTAARLGAAEGEIFGAQRALLDDPELLAETARRLLDGHGLAWAWHQAAEQQAARLAALPDPLLAARAIDLRDVARRVLAQLGVAGAASSLPDTARPSILIAEDLTPSDTARLDRAVTLGFCTVSGGPTSHTAILARTLGVPAAVACGAALMTVADGADAVLDGAAGRLYVGVSAQDLARARQVQAQLLEDARRAAASRALPATTLDGHVLEIGANLTRPDQVRDALDSGADGVGLMRTEFLFLERDHAPDEDEQFDCYRRMVAASGGRRLIIRTLDIGGDKQVPYLNLPEEANPFLGVRGVRLCLRRPDLFVPQLRALYRAAGTGPLWIMFPMVSTLDEARQALELAEHVRAELDAPKVPLGIMVETPSAAALADHFAALVDFFSIGTNDLTQYVLAIDREHPELARMAESLHPAVLRMIRQTVDGARRHRKWVGVCGGLAGEPLGASILAGLGVDELSMSARDIPAVKTRLRGARLDALQALAERALACADADAVRALDGADIRAAA from the coding sequence ATGTCGATGTTGCTGACTGCGGAGCAAGTCCGGCTCGGCGCCGAGCCTCGCTCGAAACACGAGGCGATCGCCGAGGCCGGGGCGTTGCTCGTGGCGGCGGGCGCGATCGAGCCCGGCTATGTCGACAGCCTGCTCGGGCGCGAACAGGTGTCGAACACCTACCTGGGCCAGGGCGTCGCGATCCCGCACGGCCTGCAGGCCGATCGCCACCTGATCCGCCGCACCGCGATCGCGGTGCTGCAGGTGCCGGAGGGCGTCGAATGGCACGACGGCGAACGCGCCCGTCTCATCGTTGCGATCGCCGCCCAGTCCGGCGAGCATATCGCGCTGCTGCAACGCCTCACGCGCCTGATCGGCGAACCGGGCCGGCTCGATGCGCTGCTGGATGCGCACGATCCGCGACAGGTGGTCGACGCGCTGAACGGCGCGACGGCCGCGACCGATGCCGCCGCGCCCGCGCCTGCGATCGTCGCGGCGACGCCGGCCGATTATGCGGAGCGCGCCGAACTGACGCTCGACTATCCGCACGGGCTGCATGCGCGGCCCGCGAGCGCGTGGGTGGGCACCGCGAAGCGTTTCCAGGCCGCGCTGCGCGTGCGGCATGGCGCGACGGCCGCCGATCCGAAGAACCTCGTGAGCCTGCTGCAACTCGGCGCGACGGCGGGCGCGCAGCTGGTCGTGTCCGCGCAGGGCGTGGACGCGGCCGATGCACTCGCCGCGCTGACGCGCACGATTGCCGCGCTGGCGGCCGAGGAGCACGCGCGCGCGGCCGCCGCGAAGGCGCGTCGTGAACCGGCGCCGCCGGTGTGGACCCCGCAGGGCGCGGCGACCGTGATCGACGGCGTCGGCGCGGGCCCGGGCTTCGTGGTCGGGCCGGTGCGCGTGCTGCGCGGCGCGCGGCTCCAGGTCGACGACGTGCCGGGCGATACGCTCGAAGCGACGCGTGCGCTCGACCGTGCGCTGCGCGCGACCGGCCAGGAGCTCGATGCGCTCGCGCGCGACACGGCCGCGCGTCTGGGCGCGGCGGAAGGCGAGATCTTCGGCGCGCAGCGCGCGCTGCTCGACGATCCCGAGCTGCTCGCGGAGACCGCGCGCCGGCTGCTCGACGGGCACGGGCTCGCGTGGGCGTGGCACCAGGCCGCGGAGCAGCAGGCTGCGCGGCTCGCGGCGCTGCCCGATCCGCTGCTCGCGGCGCGCGCGATCGACCTGCGCGACGTCGCGCGCCGCGTGCTCGCGCAGCTCGGCGTGGCGGGCGCGGCCTCGTCGCTGCCCGATACGGCGCGGCCGTCGATCCTGATCGCGGAGGATCTGACGCCGTCCGACACCGCACGCCTCGATCGTGCCGTCACGCTGGGTTTCTGCACGGTGTCGGGCGGCCCGACCTCGCATACGGCGATCCTCGCGCGCACGCTCGGCGTGCCGGCGGCGGTCGCGTGCGGCGCCGCGCTGATGACGGTGGCCGACGGCGCGGACGCGGTGCTGGACGGCGCGGCCGGACGGCTGTACGTGGGCGTGTCCGCGCAGGATCTCGCGCGGGCGCGGCAGGTGCAGGCCCAGTTGCTGGAGGACGCGCGCCGCGCGGCCGCGAGCCGCGCGCTGCCGGCGACGACGCTCGACGGTCATGTGCTGGAGATCGGCGCGAACCTGACCCGTCCCGACCAGGTGCGCGACGCGCTGGACAGCGGCGCGGACGGCGTCGGCCTGATGCGCACCGAGTTCCTGTTCCTGGAGCGCGACCATGCGCCGGACGAGGACGAGCAGTTCGACTGCTACCGGCGCATGGTTGCCGCGAGCGGCGGCCGGCGGCTGATCATCCGCACGCTCGACATCGGCGGCGACAAGCAGGTGCCTTATCTGAACCTGCCCGAGGAGGCGAACCCGTTCCTCGGCGTGCGCGGCGTGCGGCTGTGCCTGCGCCGGCCGGATCTGTTCGTGCCGCAGCTGCGCGCGCTCTACCGTGCGGCCGGGACGGGGCCGCTGTGGATCATGTTCCCGATGGTGTCGACGCTGGACGAAGCGCGCCAGGCGCTCGAACTGGCCGAGCATGTGCGCGCCGAACTCGACGCGCCGAAGGTGCCGCTCGGCATCATGGTGGAGACGCCCTCGGCGGCCGCGCTCGCCGATCACTTCGCGGCGCTCGTGGATTTCTTCTCGATCGGCACCAACGATCTCACGCAGTACGTGCTCGCGATCGACCGCGAGCATCCGGAGCTGGCGCGCATGGCCGAAAGCCTGCATCCCGCTGTCCTGCGCATGATCCGGCAGACGGTGGACGGCGCGCGCCGTCATCGCAAGTGGGTCGGCGTGTGCGGCGGGCTGGCGGGCGAGCCGCTCGGCGCGTCGATTCTCGCGGGGCTCGGGGTCGACGAGCTGTCGATGAGCGCGCGCGACATCCCGGCCGTGAAGACGCGGCTGCGCGGCGCACGCCTCGATGCGTTGCAGGCGCTCGCCGAGCGCGCGCTCGCATGCGCGGACGCCGATGCGGTGCGGGCGCTGGACGGCGCGGACATCCGGGCGGCCGCATGA
- a CDS encoding PTS fructose-like transporter subunit IIB, which yields MEKMIGLVAAPEQAAAPVVAAQALSRAARARGAALALETRSALGVEAPLSAAQIEAARTVLIAADVGVSIDAAPFAGKTIVRVTLDDAIREADAVLARAADSARRETPATSARPPKVLKIVAVTSCPTGIAHTFMAAEGLAQGAQALGHEIHVETQGSVGAQNPLTDAQIAAADLVVIAADTQVDKSRFRGKRLYETGTKSAIGKGAALLERAWAEARVEGDAPARPLADQVAAAKQTRAAQAGGPYRHLMTGVSFMLPFVVAGGLLIALSFALGGIYAFDDAHRGTLAWALFQIGAKSAFALIVPALSGYIAYSIADRPGIAPGMVGGMLAASLGAGFLGGIASGFLAGYAALLINRRLKLHRNLEGLKPVLIIPLLSTLIVGLLMIYVVGTPVAAALHALEGWLRSMQAGSALTLGLILGAMMAFDMGGPINKAAYAFSVGLIASHVYTPMAATMAAGMTPPLGIALATWLFRARFSPEEREAGNAAAVLGIAFITEGAIPFAARDPMRVIPACVAGSAVAGAISMVAGAELKVPHGGIFVLPIPNAVSHLGLYAVAILAGTLVTAVAVGAFKRK from the coding sequence ATGGAAAAAATGATAGGACTCGTCGCGGCGCCGGAACAGGCTGCCGCGCCCGTGGTGGCGGCGCAGGCGTTGAGCCGCGCGGCGCGTGCGCGCGGCGCGGCGCTGGCGCTGGAGACGCGCAGCGCGCTGGGCGTGGAGGCGCCGTTGTCGGCCGCCCAGATCGAGGCGGCGCGCACGGTGCTGATCGCGGCGGACGTGGGCGTGTCGATCGACGCCGCGCCGTTCGCGGGCAAGACGATCGTGCGGGTGACGCTCGACGATGCGATCCGCGAGGCGGACGCGGTGCTCGCGCGCGCGGCGGACAGCGCGCGGCGCGAGACGCCGGCAACCTCGGCGAGGCCGCCGAAGGTTCTGAAAATCGTGGCGGTCACGTCCTGTCCGACCGGCATCGCGCACACCTTCATGGCGGCGGAGGGGCTTGCGCAGGGCGCCCAGGCGCTCGGTCACGAGATCCACGTGGAGACGCAGGGCTCGGTGGGCGCGCAGAACCCGCTGACCGACGCGCAGATCGCGGCGGCGGACCTGGTGGTGATCGCCGCCGACACGCAGGTCGACAAGAGCCGCTTTCGCGGCAAGCGGCTTTACGAAACCGGCACCAAGAGCGCGATCGGCAAGGGCGCGGCGCTGCTGGAGCGCGCCTGGGCGGAGGCGCGCGTCGAGGGCGACGCGCCGGCGCGGCCGCTCGCGGACCAGGTGGCGGCGGCCAAGCAGACGCGCGCGGCGCAGGCGGGCGGACCCTATCGCCATCTGATGACGGGCGTGTCGTTCATGCTGCCGTTCGTGGTGGCGGGCGGCTTGCTGATCGCGCTGTCGTTCGCGCTGGGCGGCATCTACGCGTTCGACGACGCGCACCGGGGCACGCTCGCCTGGGCGCTGTTCCAGATCGGCGCGAAATCGGCGTTCGCGCTGATCGTGCCGGCGCTGTCGGGATATATCGCGTACTCGATCGCGGATCGCCCGGGGATCGCGCCGGGCATGGTCGGCGGGATGCTGGCCGCGAGCCTCGGGGCCGGCTTCCTGGGCGGGATCGCATCGGGTTTCCTGGCCGGCTACGCGGCGTTGCTGATCAACCGGCGCCTGAAGCTGCACCGCAACCTCGAAGGCTTGAAGCCGGTGCTGATCATTCCGCTGCTGTCGACGCTGATCGTCGGCTTGCTGATGATCTACGTGGTCGGCACGCCGGTGGCCGCGGCGCTGCATGCGCTGGAGGGGTGGCTGCGCTCGATGCAGGCGGGCAGCGCGCTCACGCTCGGGCTGATCCTCGGCGCGATGATGGCGTTCGACATGGGCGGGCCGATCAACAAGGCCGCGTATGCGTTCAGCGTGGGCCTGATCGCGAGCCACGTCTACACGCCGATGGCCGCGACGATGGCGGCCGGGATGACGCCGCCGCTCGGCATCGCGCTCGCGACCTGGCTGTTCCGCGCGCGCTTCTCGCCGGAGGAGCGCGAGGCCGGCAATGCGGCCGCGGTGCTCGGCATCGCGTTCATCACCGAAGGCGCGATTCCGTTCGCCGCGCGCGATCCGATGCGCGTCATTCCCGCCTGCGTCGCGGGTTCGGCGGTGGCCGGCGCGATCTCGATGGTGGCCGGCGCGGAACTGAAGGTGCCGCACGGCGGGATCTTCGTGCTGCCGATTCCCAATGCGGTCTCGCATCTCGGCCTGTATGCGGTCGCGATCCTCGCCGGCACGCTCGTGACCGCCGTGGCGGTGGGGGCGTTCAAACGCAAGTAG
- a CDS encoding tautomerase family protein, which yields MGKTPRDERVAFFVSAARILRGRRKIPPRVDEWTTRSRSEGDAMPLITVSMFPGRSDAQKAALAEALTDAFLSTCGGDRGGVWVILDEVPKSNWAVGGQLRAGAAPKSE from the coding sequence ATGGGCAAAACGCCACGGGATGAACGCGTGGCGTTTTTCGTTTCGGCTGCGCGGATCTTGCGCGGCCGGCGCAAGATCCCGCCGCGCGTTGACGAGTGGACGACACGATCCCGTTCCGAGGGGGATGCCATGCCGCTGATTACCGTTTCGATGTTTCCTGGCCGCAGCGATGCGCAGAAGGCCGCGCTCGCCGAAGCGCTGACCGACGCGTTCCTGAGCACCTGCGGCGGCGACCGCGGCGGCGTGTGGGTGATCCTCGACGAGGTGCCGAAGTCGAACTGGGCGGTGGGCGGGCAGTTGCGCGCCGGCGCCGCGCCGAAATCGGAGTAG
- the pfkB gene encoding 1-phosphofructokinase, with protein MKTVVTVTPHPALDQTVRVANLAPGEVNRAESLEVNAGGKGVNVAACLADYGLATIATGLLGEEDRGAFEALFAAKHITDRFVQVAGRARINVKLVDPARGETTDINLPAARVTPAEVDALAARLRELAAPGRWFVLAGSLPPGVDAGFYRRAIAALRGAGAQVALDTSGAPLAEVLSAGPDALPDLIKPNREELAAALGHALESDDAVLEAACALVGRGIARVVVSLGARGALGVTADPGAGAARCRVFRATPPAVPVASTVGAGDALVAGLVAGLVEGRPWDEVGRRATAIAAAKLARVGPHLPGRTALDALAERVAVETYTVAAPMGAAIQRAG; from the coding sequence ATGAAGACTGTCGTGACCGTGACGCCGCATCCGGCGCTCGACCAGACCGTGCGGGTGGCGAACCTGGCGCCGGGCGAGGTGAACCGCGCCGAGTCGCTCGAAGTGAACGCGGGCGGCAAGGGCGTCAACGTGGCGGCGTGCCTCGCCGACTACGGTCTTGCGACCATCGCCACCGGCCTGCTCGGCGAGGAGGACCGCGGCGCGTTCGAGGCGCTGTTCGCGGCCAAGCACATCACCGATCGCTTCGTGCAGGTGGCGGGCCGCGCGCGGATCAACGTGAAGCTCGTCGATCCGGCGCGCGGCGAAACCACGGACATCAATCTGCCGGCCGCGCGCGTGACGCCGGCCGAGGTCGACGCGCTCGCGGCGCGGCTGCGCGAGCTGGCGGCGCCGGGGCGATGGTTCGTGCTGGCGGGCAGCCTGCCGCCCGGGGTGGACGCGGGTTTCTATCGGCGCGCGATCGCGGCGCTGCGCGGCGCGGGCGCGCAGGTCGCGCTCGATACGAGCGGCGCGCCGCTGGCCGAGGTGCTGTCGGCCGGCCCCGACGCGCTCCCCGATCTGATCAAGCCGAACCGCGAAGAACTCGCGGCGGCGCTCGGGCACGCGCTGGAGAGCGACGACGCGGTGCTGGAGGCCGCGTGCGCGCTGGTCGGGCGCGGCATCGCGCGGGTGGTCGTGTCGCTGGGCGCGCGCGGCGCGCTGGGCGTGACGGCGGACCCGGGCGCGGGCGCGGCGCGTTGCCGCGTGTTCCGGGCGACGCCGCCGGCGGTGCCCGTGGCGAGCACGGTGGGCGCGGGCGATGCGCTGGTCGCGGGGCTCGTTGCCGGGCTCGTCGAGGGACGGCCGTGGGACGAGGTCGGGCGACGCGCGACCGCGATCGCGGCGGCGAAGCTGGCGCGGGTGGGGCCGCATCTGCCGGGGCGGACGGCGCTCGATGCGCTGGCCGAACGCGTGGCAGTCGAGACATACACGGTGGCCGCGCCGATGGGCGCGGCGATACAGCGGGCCGGATAG
- a CDS encoding DMT family transporter encodes MLKNLSLFSLVVAVWGSTWFGIKLQGGVVPIELSAGYRFLLAAACLFVISAATGRRLRFPPRTHARFAAIGVLQYGVNYILFYHASEYMVSGLMSVVFALSASFNLINARVFLKRPIRPGIAAAAGVGALGLCIAFWPDIRRNTANDGMLLGLALSLVGTLSFSLGNTLSAKVQAADVPVMSGAAWSMLYGGAWSTLFALSRGAVLQFDWSTVYVGSLLYLSIIGSAVGFVAYLTLLGRVGPGRAAFTTLLFPLVALGFSAALEHYHWNPYLGVGVVIVLLSNATMLRRR; translated from the coding sequence ATGCTGAAGAATCTTTCGCTCTTCTCGCTCGTCGTCGCGGTTTGGGGCAGTACCTGGTTCGGCATCAAGCTGCAGGGCGGCGTCGTGCCGATCGAGCTGTCGGCCGGCTATCGCTTCCTGCTCGCGGCCGCGTGCCTGTTCGTCATCAGCGCGGCAACCGGCCGGCGCCTGCGGTTTCCGCCGCGCACGCACGCGCGCTTCGCGGCGATCGGCGTGCTGCAGTACGGGGTCAACTACATCCTGTTCTATCACGCGTCCGAATACATGGTGTCGGGGCTGATGTCGGTGGTGTTCGCGCTGTCCGCGAGCTTCAACCTGATCAACGCGCGCGTGTTCCTCAAGCGGCCGATCCGGCCCGGCATCGCCGCCGCCGCCGGGGTCGGCGCGCTCGGCCTGTGCATCGCGTTCTGGCCGGACATCCGCCGCAACACGGCCAACGACGGCATGCTGCTCGGGCTCGCGCTGAGCCTCGTCGGGACCTTGTCGTTCTCGCTCGGCAACACGCTGTCCGCGAAGGTGCAGGCGGCGGACGTGCCGGTCATGTCGGGCGCGGCGTGGAGCATGCTGTACGGCGGCGCGTGGTCGACCCTGTTCGCGCTGTCGCGCGGCGCGGTGCTGCAATTCGACTGGAGCACGGTCTATGTCGGCAGCCTGCTGTATCTGTCGATCATCGGCTCGGCGGTCGGGTTCGTCGCCTACCTGACCTTGCTCGGCCGGGTCGGGCCGGGGCGCGCGGCGTTCACGACGCTGCTGTTTCCGCTCGTCGCGCTCGGTTTTTCCGCCGCACTCGAGCATTACCACTGGAATCCGTATCTCGGCGTCGGCGTCGTGATCGTGCTGCTGTCCAACGCGACGATGCTGAGGCGGCGCTGA